A stretch of DNA from Drosophila virilis strain 15010-1051.87 chromosome 5, Dvir_AGI_RSII-ME, whole genome shotgun sequence:
CTGATGTGAATATAGCATGGGTTATGTTACACGTGAAGCGGTGGAGTTGGAGCAGCAGTGCACCCTGCTCGAAGAACCAACTGGCGGCACGCCTGCTTCTGGCTCCGATGATGAATCACAGCCAAGGCACAAAATGCGTGCCAAAAGAAATATCCATAGACGACAAAGTGTGTGCTATTATCTACCCAGATGCTTGAAGAGATTTGGCTGTTCCATGCGCTACCAACTACTCAGATGCTTTAAGAGATTCAGTTATTTTATGCTGTGCAGTTTCTTTATATTAATGCTGTACATTATCGTGCAGTACTTTTGTATTGATGTGCAAAAAAGACATGGTAAGTATAGAGTATACCATATAAAACCATTTGCTGATTGCGGCTTTTCACAGTTTCGCTGTCCGATTGGGCGGCCAACGTGTCGCTGGACATTAAGGACTACATACAGGCACAGCAGGAGACGGCACTCATAATGCCGCGTGACTTTTGTCGCAACAAAACATTTCTAATCATAGCCGTCTGCACCGGTTTGAATAACTTTGTGGCACGCCAGACGATCCGGGAAACGTGGGGCAATACAACAGAATTCAATTATGCCGCCTTTGGCAAGCTGCATGGCCATATGAAGGGTCATTATCTGCCGACAATGGATTCACGCCTGCAGCTCTATGCCGATTACCTAAGCGGTGAGGGTGACACCTTAACGGCCAAGGTGCGCATTGTCTTCATTGTGGGCCGCAGCAATTACGAATCCCATCTGGGCAACGAGACGCTGATACGTTTGCACAACGAAGCTGAAATGTACAACGATATCATTCAGGAGAATTTCATTGATTCGTACAATAATCTAACATTGAAATCCGTTTTGGCATTGAAGCACATCAGTAAAAGTTGCTGCAAGACGTGCGCCTTCTTTCTGAAATGCGACGATGACACCTTTGTCAATGTGCCGAATCTGTTGCACTTTCTGCTCGGCGGCACAGTTCCCCTCTATAACGATACACTAGACTATCATGACCGTGGGTCGATGGTGGTCATGTCGCCGCAGAATCGACTAAATGCCACCAGCGGGATCATGCGTGGACATCAGTTCTGCAATGTGGTGCCTGTCAGCGATGTGACAAGCAAATGGTATATGCCCTACTATATGTACAAAGGTGAATCATATCCCAAGTATCTGTCCGGTGCCGGTTATCTAATGTCCATTGATGTTGTCGAGCGTTTGTTTGAGGCCGCGTTGAACACATCGCTAGTTTATCTAGAAGATATTTTCATAACTGGTCTCTGCGCGAATCGTGCCAATGTTAAGCGGCAGCATCATGCACTCTTCAGCTTCGCCCACTCCCCGCATTTGTGCGCCTTTAAGGGCAGCATAACCCAGCATCAGGTGAAGGCGGAGAGCATGGCGGACGCGTGGCGTTTTGTTTCAAATTACAGCATACAATGCCCGCCACCGGGACGTTACTTAAATCATATGCGATTAAGGAATCGAAATAATTGTTAAAGCACAAGAGCTGTGAATATGCCTCGAAAATGTTGGCCTCCTTCCATATCTAGAGTTTACATTACATTTCTAATATGATTTCTTGCATTGAATACTCCGACAAACAGTTTTGCACACACCTTATATAACGCGTAGctatataaaacttttttgttccTGAGATTATTTGTGGTATTTAAGtgaattttcatattttagtttaaaagaaaaaaattcaaaataatgtATAAGGGCCGATATTCTTGCACACCTTTTTTGGGTGCTATTAAtactatttgaaatattatttaacaaacgCACAGACTTGTTCAATTTTCACATAGTTATATCTACTACAATCTGTTTAAGCAAACGCACAAAAAGACCGAAAATATGCACTAGTTGCATAATTTCAACTCCCCAATACTCCACTTTATATGATTGCAACTGGGTTCGTGACTTTTGTTTATCCGTATTAAATgtgaattatttattaacaatctcATTGCGccaagtatttattttttacaattaaaaaaaaataaaataaacgatattatttaatatcaatatACTCTATGCATTACTTTTATGACTAAGTATGATGATGTTTGTTTATGGGCGTGTTCTGAATTTTCATGTGCCATGGTATATTATTGATTTGGGCTAGTTGCTTttcgaaaacgaaaacaaaaagttcTGATATTAAATGCTTAATCCTCTTAAATCTAAGCTGTTGCATACGTCCTTTTTGCGCTGTTCGTTTTTGAGTAGCTCATACGCAAAAATATTACTAAAAACTATAATAACAAATTACATTCGAGCCTACAATTCGAAGCAAAGTTAATTGTAGCATTAAAATGTGTTAGGGTATTTGGATTCCAAACTAGCACAGCAGTCATATTGCGGCGTCAGTCGTATCCGATGGCGGATCAAGGTGTTCGACACTTGGGCTTGCTGGTGGGGATGCCTTGCTTGGACTACTCTGTGTTGTAATCTCAGTCGGCTGCTCAGCTTCGGACGCTTGGACTAACTTGTGGTAAGTTGTTGAATCATTCTTTGCCTGCGCCGTCGCCTCAGCAGCGGTCACAGGTGAACTGTTCCTTGAGCTCTCCTTACATGCAGTTGCGTCCGTCTCATCAGCATCTGTCTCGCTGGTGTCGGCAGCTTTTGCGGCTGTATTGTCTTCATTTGCTtcagctgctggcgctgcagcaTCAGTCTTGGCACTGGCTGCAACGCCAGATTTTATAACTGCCTCATCCAACGCTGTTTGATCAGCTTCTCTATATTTTAATTGCGGCATACTTTCTTCGTCTTCAGCTTCATCCGCTTCCTCAGTTGTTACACCAGCTGTTGTATCTGTTTCAGTttcattcaattcaattttttcgTCATCAGCCTCAATTATTTCTGTTACTTCCATTGTTGCTTCGTTGGACTTTTTATTTTCCATAATTCCTGCGCTTTCTGTCACTTCTAGGCCTTCCGTTGATTTTGCTATACTTGTTTTAATTGGCTCTGTTTCAGTTTTTTCTTTATCCGCAGCTGAGATTTCAATATCTTCAGGATTATCCGCATCTTCGGCTTTCTTTTGGCTCGTCGACTTCGTTTCGATGTTTTCAACGTCTGTTTGAGAGTTAGTTGCGTCTGTTGTGTCCATTTTCTGCAGCAACTCATCTTCAACGTGCTGTTCCTGTTCCTTCTCACTATCATTTTGCATGGTATTATCACTTTCCTCTTCTTTATTGGCGTCGATTGCTGCCTCCACTGGTTCATTCTGGCTTTCAGCTTTCTGCATCTGCTCTTCAGCATTTGGCTGTGATTCAAACACTGTGGATTTCTTAGCTAGCTTCTTTGCATGTTCCATGTCCATCCATTTGCGCGCCACCTCAAAGTCTTCCTCGGCACGCCTCAGCTTGACGACCACCTTCATTTTAAGCTTGGCATCATTGCGCTTTGTTTCCTCCATGCGCTGGCGCTCCAGATGCAGCAGCGCTGGATTCGGTTTGTTCGTCATCTTTTTACGCGGCTGCTTCTTTTGTATGGTACCACCTGGTGAAGTGGCTTGATGAGTTTTTACCTCGCCAACGCCCTCGGTAATGTCCACTTCCAGCAGACTGGCCAAAATGGATGAGCTAAAGGCCGCCACATCAATATCCATGTTTGGGTCCATGTTGGCGGTAACAGgatcaattttaattatattcgATGCTGGTGCCGTTGATTTTACAGATGTTATTTTCAGGCCCTTTGGTATGCTAACGTTTGAAACTGAAGGTAGCTCCTCCTCGTTATCGGAATCAATGGTAATGGTATCCGTTTTGGGCTCCACGATCTCAATCTCATTGTCCTCATCGTCGCTGGCTTGTTTTTCTATAAAGAGTAAAGAATTCATTAACAATGTAAGAATTTAACAATTAAACTTAGTCAGTTATTAAAAATGTGATAAATATAGTCTCTACATCTGttgaaaagttttaaataagtttatttaatcTTAGAATGTGCGGAAGTTTGGCATAATTTAACTTACTGCTAGTTTGTAATTTTGAAATCTATAAAAAACTTATATATTAAGAAACCGCATTTCTTCAAGCGGAAAATTGGTGCGCAACTTTTGCAGAGTTCTCTCATTCGGTCTCGGCTGTCGTTCCAGCTCGCGACAGTAGCATTCGTAGGCAaactttgccatttgccagcgTAATTTGCAGGCTCGTGCATCACGCCGGAAGCGTGGCAAGCGTCGGGCCAGCTCCGCCCACAGGCGTTCGCGGGCACCCACATCATTGTAATCGACATGTCGCGGATTCCAGAGTGTGGGATAGGCGCGCATGGCTAGCACCAGTTGTTGCGCGAACTGCTTATCATCGGGCATATCCTTTAGCTTGCCAGCTGAATCGCCACCGTTTGTCGCTTGCTGCACACAATCCTGCAGCGGCTCGAATTCGTCGCGTAAGTCCTGCTCGTCAATTTTATACAGAAAATACAAGTTGGCCAAATATTTGGAGTACTTTAGCTCAAGATTGGCAAATGTGCTCTTGTCCTTAATGGTTTTTAGACGAAAGGACTTGTACATTTCGTACATCTGTTGCCAGCGCTCCACAATGTACTCGCAGCGATAGTCTACAAAAGAAGagcataatttaattgattccCATTAAAAATACAGTTTGGATTACTTACTGGGCGCTGATTTCCAAAAGTTCAGCCACAGCGATTTGCGCGTTTGCTCATCTATGCTGTTGAACTCAGGATCGGTGGACTTGCGCCACAGCACTGGATGACTCTTGGCAAAGTTTATGATGCGCATATCAATCGGGCGTACCTCGATCGGACGCACTGGCAAACGTGGCGTCGCTCTTACCCCCTGTTGTCGTGCATCGGTAAAGTCCTGTTGCTCCTTATGTATGGTATTCTCAATGGCATCCAGTTGCTTGCGCTCAAAGCCGTCACCATCGCCTTCGCCACAGTCGACGGGTTGCCATTCACTGCGAGGCAAATCGCGGTTGGCCAAATAATTGGTGGCCTTGTCAAAATAGCCCTTGAAGCGTTTACCCTGCTTTAGCAGTCGCTCGATGCGCACATAACGTTTTCGTACATTCTTCCAGCGCAGCTTGATGTCGTCGCCGCGTGGAAAGTGGCTGGCAATTACGCGCCACTGTTTGCGTGTCACCTCCATTTTGCCATAGTCCGGATGACGTGTACACCAAATAGATGGATATTCGCGCAGCAGACGCGTCAGTTTGCGATCATAGGCATGCGCCTGCTCATTGCGATTCATGCTCTCCTCGGTGCCGAGTGCATCGTACTCATCATCCaaatcatcaacatcatcgcCATCATCGGCATCATCGTCGCGATCATCATCATACTCAGACGGCTCGTCGTTCTCATTTTCCGCTGTTTCATTTGGCTGCTGCGCATTGTCCTCGTCTTTGGGATCGTCTTCGGCACACACGCCCAGGGGCATTAGCGGCGGCAGTGGATCAATGCTTTCGCCATCCTTCAGATTCGCCTGTAAACTCTTGCGATACTCGTAAACCTgattgtgaaagctattgcaGCCCGTATTAAACAGATCCACATCGTCCAGCTGGCCGTAGCACACATAATCCACGGCTACAATAAAACCAAAAGTGAACAAAAAGAAAGATTTTAGCGAAAAACTGCTGCTGAATTCGATTCCATTGCCTTTTTTGGATATTTTCACAAACACATGGACCAAGAgctaaatcaaatcaatttgccaAACGCAAGACTGAATTTAAGTGGAGCCAAGGAAATGGAACTCGCAGAGTTTTTcataaacacaacaaaaaatacttaCATGCTGGCTGACCATAGCACAAAATGTTGAGCAACACCCGTCCATGTGTTAAAATATTCACAAAAGACAATGTACACTAACTTAAAAGTGGCCTCGACTTGCACAGGAAACCGCAGCCTGTGAAGCGTCGGCTGGAATAATACACGTAATATCCTATACTAAATCTTAGGCTATCATGTTTTGTATTAAACAAGATGTTAAGTTTACGTAAGGTGTTATCTTCAGAATAATCTAAATTCCAGTTTTGTTATAACATATCTAAACAATAGAAATTGGGTACTCTAATATAAAATACCTATTAATTTAAAGGAGTACGGCTATGTTCTGCtggccgaagattaaatagcTTCTTACGGTCTTGAAGATATGTGAGCTGAATTGTGAAGCTCATATTTTCAGAATTTGGTAAAGATGTATCGAAAAACAGACCGATTCAACCGACTCTTTCCATATAACTATGTCACAGTGTTGTCTTATGTTGATAGTATTTGACCTCTATGTATGCAGCTtgggaaaaataataaatgccaagttttgcCAATAGATCTTCAAAGCCAAATAAGAACTTAGCTCTCGTACAATCATTTCTATAGCGCTCCAAGTTGGCCGTCTAAACATCTTATGTTATTCGATATCTTAGGATACCAACCACTTCTTAaatctatattaaatattataattgaacTGTAAAAAACTTACCAGCTGCCAGTTGACCGTTCTCCAAGCTGTTAGCATCATTCTTGAAGCCCATTTCGCGCATATCGACCAGGCACTTATCTTGCAGCTGTTTAAAGCGTCCAATCGCATAGGTCATCAGATAGGATAAATGTATGTAGAGCTCCTTGAGATCCATGTAGCTGCGCGCCTGATTGTACGCATTCGAATGGGTTAGCGTTTGCACTTTGCCCGTCAGATGCGTGCATATTTCCATCGCATTAAAGATCTGCTCCTGCAGCTGGGTGCGAGCCATACCAATGGGACTGTTGGGGAACACATGACGCACCAGTGTCGGAGCCTTGTGCACTGCTGCTGGCGTCATCATAATAGTTGTCCCGCCATTACTGTTGGAAGGCGTCGATGCCGCCGCAACGTTCACCGAATGCACCTGGCTGCCATTGTTGACGCGCACCACTTGCGGCGCGCGCTGCTGTTGATTAGTTTGTGGATTATAGATACCCATATTGGAGCCAAAACTGGGGTGGACCACGCGCGGCGATGGCCCTCCCGGTGTCTGTTGGCGTATGATGACCTGCGGATTCATTGAAATAGGGGTGCGCGCCACCGTTGTTGCGGGCTGGCCGCTGGGTGGCAACTGGCGCTTGACCTGCGTTGGTTTAAAATGTATCTATTAATGCTTTATTTTAGAGGTGGACGAAAATCCTATACCTGTATGAGCCGACCATTGGGCAGACGATAGGAGTCCTGCTGCGCTGCGCTATTGAGATCGACACGAAAACCATTTATGGTATGGAAGACGGGGCCCGCAGTGCGTACGGCATTTGGCACCACGGTGCGTCGCACAACAGAAGCTGGACCGGGTGTCGCCTGGCGGTAGCGCATGCCCGAGCTGCTCAACACCAATGGCGGGGGCAAGCTGCTCCGTGGACCGGTTGTGGCACTGCCATTAGTACTCGGACTGGGTCCACTGTAATTTTGTTGTACAGTCACAATGCGCGGCGTGGTGGTGGTGATACTGGCCGCTGGAGTTATAGTGGGCCGTGGACCAGGCTTTTGTGCCACTGAAATTTGACAATCCGGTTCCAGCATGCTGAGCAAATCGGGCGTACAGACTACCTCATCATTGGAGGACTTTGGACGCTTTGCGGGCGGACACTGTGGTTTGGGCGACTTCTTGACTGAGTGCACAGAGCTGGCATGACTGCGCTTGGAAGCATTTGATTCTAGGCTCTCCATGGAGTCGGACAGACTGTTGGCCTTGGCTTTGGCCAGGCGACAGCATGTGCTGTAGTCCTTGTGCATATGCCTGCGCATTTCCGATTCGGACAGCTGCATCGATTGCAGTCCGCTGTCAGAGAAGGAAATAATAGTTATGCTTGTGTTGGGTTTTTCTTAGTGCACGGCACTTACTTCTTCTGCGTCTGGATATAGTTGACAAGCGCCCAGTGCTGGGCGCGCAGCGGCCACAGTATTTTCGACGTGCACTTGAAGCAATTCCAGTTCTCGTTCTGCTCAATGTCCACGATAACGCCACGCGATAAGTTTTTAATGATGCACGacttgcaaaaaacaaatgggcAGGTTGAGCAGCAATATACCTCGCCGCCTTGACCACACCAGCGACAGTACAACTCGGAGCCATCCTCCCCCTTGGAGAACTCGCCGCTGTTGTAGAAGTCATGGCATTTGATGCAGTGCGTTACCCGCAATATCGGATGCATTTTAATATTGCTGTCCGCGCTGGCCGCGGTCCCAATATGCATGCGACAAACGGTGCAGTGGACTTTACGCTGATTGACCACATCGACGGTGGGATACATTTTGAGATAGAAGCGACGCTCCTCATCCGAAATGCTGGCATCCATTTCATAGTTGCTACCTAGACAATGCACACACGTACATTAGAAAAACATGTAGAGGGAGGCGCTTATTCCCGCTTACCcgtaaaatcaaaatcaaaggcTTTGAGTGAAGGCGATGGCGTCGCTGGCGTTGTGACCGTCAGCACAGCCTCGCCGCTGGGCGTGCTGCTCATTTTGCCGGCTACGATAGTCAAGACTATCCACACGTGGATTTGCAATCGCAATCAAGAAATATCTTCTTTCTTCACTCTCTTacgaacaaatatatatatatatatatgtatatatatatatacctacacacacacacacggacacacactaGACTACTGCAAAATGCTGGCTaaccagcagcggcagcaacaacgcgTCGCGGTATTTtttgcaataataaataacactAATACCAATGCATGccctacatatataaaatggcGGCAATGCCGTAAATGATCCCTGGCCGTTTTGCAGTTTAATTCAAATGCtctattttgatattttatattaGCTCCATTTGCTTGGTCAACagtataaaaatgatttttcacgCGACTGCCGTTGTACTATCTCGTTTCCAATATGGCAGCCACTTCGTGTGAGCCGAGTGCACGAGCGAAACACGAAGTATCACAACAAGTTTTACCTAAAGTCTGGGCCGATAATGGTAAAATATgttatacatacacatttcATGGATGGATATAGTTAAATAGTTGTACAAACTCGATATTATAATATACTTTATACCAACTTCAACAGCATAAAGTAATCTTAACTACCGATCGCATATAATACTCTTTCTGAttgatcatcatcaacatacgcgtaatttgaatttaaatgggtttaatatcataaattatattaatattataaataatttgcaaagATTATAAAAAAGTTGATTAAAATGCGCAACTATACGCTTGGCAACTCTATCACCAACGTGTCGTCTTCTTCGCACTCATGCAACATTCCGTAAGGCACGAGCATAACGGAAAGGtaaattatcaaaaataaagatgactatattttatatttattatgatGTAATAATGTAAAAAAAGCTACAAAAGCATATTcagttgaatatatttttaaaatttgaattgaacAATCatctaatataatatatatgttttacaGCACTGGTGCACAAATGCAACACTGAGTTTCAAATTGCCGGCACTAGCTTATCGTTTGCAGGCAGTAGCTAGCAGTCAAGCGTAGTTAGAATTGTATACTTCAGAAAAATTGTGGAGAAGACCTACTCGGAGTTAcacaaaaatatcaaaacaCTAAATGTGTTTTAATTATGTAAGTGGCATACAAACATAGTGATGTTTACCAACGTCGGTTTACAAATGTGTGACTTATGTTTGATTTCAATTGAACTGCGTTTTCAAAAAATTGCACTGAAAGCGTTCTTAAGTCGCGTCCTTGCAGAATTTTGAAAAAAGCGAGGccacttaaaataaaagtatacATACCTAGTATTTCttattatgttatgttatgttatgttattaatatataacTATGCGAGAATTTTAGGCATGAGATGTGTTAAAACGCAGATGTGGATGCCTCTACTTAAAACGCATTTGTGGCTATCGATTATTTGTGTACGATAATTGATAGAGCTAAGGTTCGATTTCGTGCTGTCATTGTTTTGGTTTATTCTTCCGATTTTAACAAAAGTTTTAGGTTTCGTGTCCCTGTGAAATatgtttcaatttgatttgtaATCTGTCTTTAAACATTATCTACAGTCATTAACAAAATGGAGCCAACAACCTCCAGATCTGCCGTCGAGTCGCTAAACTCCGACTTCTTTTACGGCTGGGATCTATTATACAAAACTGTAGATGGCATTATTGATAAGAAGGCAGATGTTCTCATGGTGCTTGCCCATTTTTTGCTGACCAAGCACTACAAATTCCGCTGCGTTGGTATTGGAGATGACGTGAGTatgctctatatatatatcttgaccTTTAATTCAATAAGTTTTATTGCTCGCAGAAAACTTTGCCCGAAGACGAGGTGGGTAGCGAATTGCTGCCGGATCATTGGAATGGCGACAGTAGCAAGTACTCACTGCGATATGTCCATAATAAAGTGCTCTATTTGCTGCTTGGCCATATTACGGAAGATGCTCTTATTGTCAATCTGTTAGATATTAATACCAAGAATGTTTCCAACATTTGCATCACGCCCGAATCTCTGGTTGCCGAGGTAAAGGGTggcattacaaaaattatgcCAACTGCAACAGATATTGTTGAACGCTTTCGCAAGGAGCTTTGTGATCCGGTATGTCGGAGTCCTCCCAACAAATCAAAGTTAAATGGGGTTCCATTTTGAttgaaatatatgttttttaggTATTTACTGGAAACTCACGCGAAGCAACTACTCAGACACAAGCAACCCAGCAAACACCGGCAAACATAACTGATCCCTTGCGCATTGGTGAGCCTAGACGTCCGGGGTAAGCTACAAAGCTAGCGTTTTCTTATTACGtatctaatttttttttttgctactaACATTATAAAATTGTAGTTCGTTCATGCCGCACGGTTTTGAGCCGCGGCCATTTGGTTTCCCTGACATTGGTCGTGGGGATTTGGATCCACTGGGTCGGGGCTCGGGTAATCTATTTGCGTTTCCGGCCAATCCAGGCTTGGCGCGCTTTGATCCGTTTAATCCATTAAATCCGCGTAATCCGGGTACAATGGGTCCAAACCCAGATCATATGCATCCGCCAAACTGGAATCCCGATTACTATATGTGAAATACGCATAGACCCGACTTATGGATATGGTCTGCTTATAAAATCAATAGTTTAAATGCATtacaaagtttttcaattagaGTCTGAAAACCCAAATACAATTATAAATTAGACAGAAGAAATGCTCTTTACATGGTTTTTACTTTAACtagaatataatttttattgttgctcataTACAATACAGAATACATATTACATATTACGATAAGAACAGACAAATCAGcctatacatttattttcaaaatgtatTGATTTTAACGTAATACAATGTATGTgacaatacaaaaatatatactagGCTTGTGAATTTTGGCTGCGAATCGATGCAACAACTGAAacgcatttaaatttacacAAAACAAACGTAACTAATAACTATACAATGTAATGGCGTGTTATTGCGCAAAAAAgtcaatttttgtatatatatatatatatatattttaatatgtatatatatatgcgtatatataaaGTTACCAGTGCGCTGTCGTAATCTCAATATTAGAACAAAATCAATTATGCGCAGCTATTAAAAGtagaatatattatttttacatatatgcataatgGATTTTGTGTGGAATACATTTAAGTCTAGCCtaagattattattttttttattatattttgctaaattaatTACTTAATGAATTTGGGAAACAGTTCGTGATTTTCTGACTTAAATTATTGCTGCACTTGAATAATTTCTGTTTTAGttgatacaaaaaaaaaaaaccaaatcatGTTTTGTGTCTTGGCGCTTGGTTTTAGATAGTGCGATTGTGTGAAgcatttgatatatatacatatatatatatatatatatatatatgtatgcatacatcGTCCTGTCTGTATCCTTCACCTCATCTTTCTCTCAGTCCCATTCCCCAATAAACATGCGTGGTGTGGGCACATAGCCGCGAGTTGGCAGCGGTAAATGGCGTCCATAGATGTGATTGTAAGGTGATTCGACAAGCTCCGAATCTACAATAAGCGCAACAAAGTGACATTAGcaaatatattctaatttatatatatagatatatttatataaagctCTATAATGGTAAGATGTTTGGTGTATGTACAATGTTAACGGTAAAGGTAAACTGTTGCCGTCCAGGGTCCAAGTTAAAGTGAAGTTAGTATAAAAAATCGGTATAGGTTTTAGCTATAGCCGGGTATATAAGGTGcaaccaataaaaaaaaatctataacCATAGGCAATTtcgcatttatatatgtacacagcGCATATCCAGATCGAACCCAATTTAATGCTGTAAAATAACCTTGATTCGGCTAAGGGAACGAAAAGTTGAAATAGTTCCATTTTCAATAGTCAAGTATTTGGATTTTCTTCAGACTGAGGCTGCGCGGCTTGCGCGGCTTCAGGTAGCCATAAATGGATTCCATGTCGCTGATGTCAAGCCGGCTGGCAGTCCGCCCAGTTCTTTGTGCTGGCTGTgcattgtttgtgtttgttgctgttgctactgcttttgttgttgtttgtgctgttgctgttgctgttgccgttgctgccgctgctgctgttggtggtgGCTGctttgatgttgctgttgcagtcacagttgctgctgttgctgtggttaagctctttgttgctgctgtgcctgctgttatacttttgtttttactattgaaattctttttgttgtttttcaagatgtcatcattgttgttgctgctgttcgttAGCTgtcgcttgttgttgctgttgctgctagtATTCTCATATGGTTTTTTGTCAGCTTTTTGTAAATGTGTCGCCAACGTCGGCTGACGTTTGCCCCGCCAACTTGGCGCTGGCAGCTTGggcttattataatattgcGCACGCCTGCCGCTGGCCTGAAACTTGCCATAGCCAATGTCCGAGTCCATGGAGTTGGGCACACGCTCATAAATGTTAACCACCGATGGCGCTTTGGCCACTATGCGCCGGCGTCCACCGTACATGTACAGTGAACCCTCCTCGTTGGGCTGCTCGAAGAAGCTCTCCGTGGACTGTGATTTTTGCCGTGCCGCGAGCAGCGCCGGCGCCGCCAGCTGACGCAGCTGTGCTCGATCCACATACATGTCCGTCTCCTCGTTGCTGTGCACCGCACGCGGTTGCTGCCCGTGTCGCAGCTGGCGCTGTGGGTAGCCGCTCGCCGTGGTCTCGTCCATGTCGTCAAAGTCCAGGTCAAAGTCATCGTAGTCGTTGCTGTCCTCGTAGCGCTCGTCTGTGGTCATTGTGTTGGGCTCGTCCTCCTGCACCTGCTCCAGCACCGAGATATCGCTCTCGCTGCACCACTTGGACACGCCCACGTGCCTGTCCAGCAGCCCGCCGCTCAGCCGCTGATGGCGACgcaactgctgctggctgAGACTGCGCTGCGGCCGCGGTGCCGGCACCTGGCCACAGAGCGGCGCCAACGCATAGCAGCTGACACAATTGCAGGCATTCTCGGCCGGCAGCAGAGTGCGCCGCATCGACGGGCGTCTAGCTCCCTGACGCACCGCCACCTCCTCCAGATCATCATAGTATT
This window harbors:
- the LOC6635812 gene encoding beta-1,3-galactosyltransferase 1, giving the protein MGYVTREAVELEQQCTLLEEPTGGTPASGSDDESQPRHKMRAKRNIHRRQSVCYYLPRCLKRFGCSMRYQLLRCFKRFSYFMLCSFFILMLYIIVQYFCIDVQKRHVSLSDWAANVSLDIKDYIQAQQETALIMPRDFCRNKTFLIIAVCTGLNNFVARQTIRETWGNTTEFNYAAFGKLHGHMKGHYLPTMDSRLQLYADYLSGEGDTLTAKVRIVFIVGRSNYESHLGNETLIRLHNEAEMYNDIIQENFIDSYNNLTLKSVLALKHISKSCCKTCAFFLKCDDDTFVNVPNLLHFLLGGTVPLYNDTLDYHDRGSMVVMSPQNRLNATSGIMRGHQFCNVVPVSDVTSKWYMPYYMYKGESYPKYLSGAGYLMSIDVVERLFEAALNTSLVYLEDIFITGLCANRANVKRQHHALFSFAHSPHLCAFKGSITQHQVKAESMADAWRFVSNYSIQCPPPGRYLNHMRLRNRNNC